A single region of the Triticum dicoccoides isolate Atlit2015 ecotype Zavitan chromosome 2B, WEW_v2.0, whole genome shotgun sequence genome encodes:
- the LOC119366998 gene encoding uncharacterized protein LOC119366998, translating into MALRSALRKMPALGRSLGMAPRMGLMHALSLSPPACSRLMSHVPQPQEEDLFYSDEARAKRRERIKRNEASFEESMKNVQKDLDFLKELHSREWPDPRENFLKELRKFEKKCDIALLVLVPTTAVLFMSIPYYL; encoded by the exons ATGGCGCTTCGCTCTGCCCTGAGGAAGATGCCTGCCCTCGGTAGGTCGCTCGGGATGGCCCCCCGTATGGGCCTCATGCACGCGCTCTCGCTCTCGCCGCCGGCGTGTTCTCGCCTGATGTCCCATGTCCCACAGCCACAG GAAGAAGACCTGTTTTATTCTGATGAAGCGCGCGCCAAACGGCGCGAGCGAATCAaacgcaatgaagcaagttttgagGAGAGCATGAAGAATGTGCAGAAAGATTTGGATTTTTTGAAAGAACTTCACAG TCGTGAATGGCCTGATCCTCGAGAAAATTTCCTCAAGGAGCTTCGCAAATTTGAGAAGAAATGTGACATTGCTCTTCTTGTACTAGTGCCTACAACTGCTGTGCTCTTTATGAGTATACCATATTACCTTTAG
- the LOC119361990 gene encoding uncharacterized protein LOC119361990: protein MPEPAAPFPATAMSAKLLKATGMAWRLPHRRGGDASHRVAARTRYRPPCRRRGEGVGTAPVLEKWSVFYRLTSRCAFYKLCSSFVSISCRRGKRWVLPSSHTAAEESRRLCRTSSGSGSHSRFCYECVNGVVSHRPLHFGLARDLHEEGECRRLEF, encoded by the exons ATGCCGGAGCCAGCCGCCCCGTTCCCCGCGACGGCCATGAGCGCCAAGCTCCTCAAAGCTACAGGCATGGCGTGGCGGCTACCGCACCGCCGGGGAGGAGATGCAAGCCACCGCGTTGCCGCAAGGACGAGGTACCGGCCACCGTGCCGCCGGCGTGGAGAAGGGGTAGGCACGGCACCCGTTCTAGAGAAGTGGAGTGTGTTCTACAGGCTTACATCTCGCTGCGCGTTCTACAAATTGTGCAGCTCCTTTGTGAG TATTAGCTGCAGGAGAGGAAAGCGCTGGGTGCTCCCGTCGTCGCACACGGCCGCTGAGGAGAGCCGGCGGCTATGCAGGACGTCGAGTGGCAGTGGCAGTCACTCCCGCTTCTGCTACGAGTGTGTCAACGGTGTCGTCAGCCATCGACCCCTCCATTTCGGGCTTGCTCGAG